The Pseudanabaena galeata CCNP1313 genome includes a region encoding these proteins:
- the lysA gene encoding diaminopimelate decarboxylase: MTTVLPSLRQETNSTIQPNSLQNKTSSLDSLSPNQQLLPLTAIVNSKDHLEIGGCDVVDLVSQYGSPLYILDEVSLRTACQQYRDAFAKHYQGQAQVLYASKAWSCLAVCAIVGSEGLGIDVVSAGEILTALRAGVSPSLIYFHGNNKSADELSYALESGCTIVVDNWHELKTLAHLAQEQSLEVGFNAPRIMLRLTPGIECHTHEYIQTGHIDSKFGFDPNEIEAVFAFVAESSLNCVGIHAHIGSQIFELQPHQDIGGVMVQWFKLAGDKYGLKFSELNIGGGLGIRYVESDDPPSIEDWIKTVSAGVTDAFATAGLALPKLLCEPGRSLVGATCVTAYTIGGSKTVPDIRTYITVDGGMSDNPRPITYQSKYRAVVANQMSSSLSQTVTIAGKHCESGDILIKDIQLPETKAGDILVVFGTGAYNYSMASNYNRLPKPAAVVVGSGESSLIIKRETREDLLRQDCLPERLHQFTKV, encoded by the coding sequence ATGACTACCGTTTTACCCAGTCTCAGACAAGAGACTAATTCGACAATTCAGCCGAACTCACTACAAAATAAGACTTCAAGCTTAGATAGTCTGTCTCCTAATCAGCAACTTCTGCCCTTAACTGCCATAGTCAATTCTAAAGATCATCTGGAAATAGGTGGTTGTGATGTAGTGGACTTAGTGAGCCAATATGGTTCACCGCTCTATATTTTGGATGAAGTCAGTCTTAGAACAGCCTGCCAGCAATATCGAGATGCCTTTGCAAAGCATTATCAAGGACAGGCTCAGGTTTTATATGCTTCTAAGGCTTGGAGTTGTCTAGCGGTTTGTGCGATCGTGGGTTCTGAAGGGCTAGGCATTGATGTTGTTTCAGCAGGTGAAATCTTGACCGCTTTACGGGCTGGTGTTTCGCCGAGCTTGATTTATTTTCATGGCAATAATAAATCTGCCGATGAACTGAGCTATGCCCTAGAGTCAGGCTGCACCATTGTCGTAGATAACTGGCATGAGCTAAAAACTTTGGCTCATCTCGCTCAAGAGCAATCCCTTGAAGTGGGCTTTAATGCACCACGCATAATGTTGCGGTTAACCCCTGGAATTGAATGCCATACCCATGAATATATTCAGACAGGACATATTGACAGTAAATTTGGCTTTGATCCCAATGAAATAGAAGCGGTATTTGCTTTTGTTGCTGAGTCTAGTCTCAACTGCGTTGGTATCCACGCCCATATTGGTTCGCAAATTTTTGAGTTGCAGCCACATCAAGATATTGGTGGCGTGATGGTGCAGTGGTTTAAACTTGCAGGTGACAAGTATGGATTGAAATTTTCTGAGCTAAATATTGGTGGTGGTCTCGGAATTCGCTATGTAGAGTCTGATGATCCTCCTAGTATCGAAGACTGGATCAAAACTGTCAGTGCGGGTGTAACCGATGCTTTTGCTACCGCAGGATTAGCGCTACCCAAACTACTCTGTGAACCAGGGCGATCGCTTGTTGGCGCGACCTGTGTAACTGCCTATACAATCGGCGGAAGCAAAACGGTTCCTGATATTCGTACCTACATCACTGTGGATGGTGGCATGTCGGATAACCCTCGTCCGATTACCTATCAGTCAAAATATCGGGCTGTGGTGGCAAATCAGATGAGTTCATCCTTGTCGCAAACTGTAACGATCGCAGGTAAGCATTGCGAATCAGGTGATATTTTGATTAAAGATATTCAATTGCCTGAGACTAAGGCTGGCGACATTCTCGTGGTATTTGGTACAGGCGCATACAATTACAGCATGGCTTCCAACTACAATCGTTTGCCAAAGCCTGCGGCAGTGGTTGTGGGGAGTGGTGAATCTAGTTTGATCATCAAACGAGAAACTCGCGAGGATCTATTGCGTCAAGATTGTCTACCTGAGAGATTACACCAATTCACAAAAGTGTGA
- a CDS encoding cofactor assembly of complex C subunit B: MPATIPTIYSTLFLTILLFFGLISFLRGSIRDRTTDALFTVEEITDDRLLKQVRDHFQQRAYKVIEIDPARDVATLSGQVKPSLFLAIFMTILAAVGLICLGVVLGILIPDLENLWLWLLIFSPIAGVFYWRGTPRERLVSLQLLPETRLKVRAHKDEIEELQRSLNLEKIDKE; encoded by the coding sequence ATGCCTGCAACTATTCCGACAATATACTCTACCTTGTTCTTAACAATCCTGTTATTTTTTGGATTAATTTCTTTTTTACGTGGCTCCATCCGCGATCGCACAACTGATGCACTATTCACTGTCGAAGAAATTACGGACGATCGCCTATTGAAGCAAGTGCGCGACCATTTTCAGCAGAGAGCTTACAAAGTAATTGAGATTGATCCTGCGCGAGATGTAGCGACCCTCTCTGGGCAAGTCAAGCCAAGTCTTTTTTTGGCAATATTTATGACAATACTCGCAGCAGTTGGCTTAATTTGTCTGGGTGTAGTGTTGGGTATTTTAATCCCTGACTTAGAGAATCTCTGGTTATGGCTGCTAATCTTTTCGCCGATCGCGGGTGTGTTTTATTGGCGCGGTACTCCTCGCGAACGTTTAGTTAGTTTGCAACTTTTACCTGAGACAAGACTGAAAGTACGCGCTCATAAAGATGAGATCGAAGAGTTACAGCGATCGCTCAACCTAGAAAAAATAGATAAAGAGTAA
- a CDS encoding GumC family protein — translation MTEYPKATYVGKYVDDSFKLAKFFRVLRKRWIVIVAVSVSVFAGNTYYTFTRTPQYRSTSSLLVNSTIAISDIQLPGLSTSSLVNLSTEVAILESRPLIEIAVSKMQQSPSSVSYKDIDPLTIMNGLDIRPEKDTMVLRLTYTDSDPKRAREVLNALTQTYVEYSLKDRRTKSSTAIKFIQDKLPQVKQQLDKSALAVTQFRKTYNIVDPDTYAASVYKMREALEKQAQELQIKIAQVQQQYEALSRQVGKSPEAAISSAILQQDTPYQSLVKQFQEVETNYFLERTRFREDHPTVIALRDRRDELYRLLETRAQSVVGVRGSTTNIANEPNSAIQQNLASQLFDAQTNLAVSQAQLESIRNAQTEVATAFSKIPQIQQRYVEIQRQLALDTSTYNKLSEKLEELRISEAQEISSWKILEPPLIPIKPSSPDIERSLITGAISGIALGILFALLLNRLDQRIREVEELREMIDIPLLASIPMTEVASLVPTNSQGILPSSSYYAFKEALGSLALNLRYLGTDDTMKVIAFTSSVPSEGKSTLTYNLANILAALGHRVLLVDADMRKPTIHKLAKLGNKVGLSTALATLSSWQDLIQAGDELGNLHVLTSGSLPPNPMLLLESSKMAALLQEWRQEYDYVLVDTPPVIGITDAQCLTSKVDTFILVAAINRSTRSGISRALEILSTARANVSGLLINMIGSSDSEYHYGYYNHYYLNASEAEEQESDAEVEVIEN, via the coding sequence ATGACTGAATATCCTAAAGCTACCTATGTAGGCAAGTATGTCGATGATTCGTTTAAGCTTGCCAAATTTTTCAGAGTACTCCGCAAGCGTTGGATCGTCATCGTCGCTGTTTCTGTCTCTGTATTTGCGGGAAATACTTACTATACATTTACCAGAACTCCACAATATCGCTCAACCTCTTCGCTCCTAGTTAACTCGACGATCGCTATATCAGATATTCAACTTCCGGGATTATCCACTAGCTCTCTGGTTAATCTCAGTACAGAGGTCGCTATTCTGGAAAGCCGCCCTCTCATTGAAATTGCTGTTTCTAAAATGCAGCAATCTCCATCGTCAGTATCCTACAAAGATATTGATCCATTGACGATTATGAATGGATTAGACATCCGTCCCGAAAAAGATACGATGGTTTTGCGTCTTACCTACACAGATAGCGATCCCAAGCGGGCGCGAGAAGTTTTAAATGCATTAACCCAAACTTACGTTGAATATAGCTTAAAAGATCGCCGTACTAAGTCCAGTACTGCGATTAAATTTATCCAAGATAAGCTGCCACAGGTTAAACAGCAGCTTGATAAGTCAGCTCTCGCAGTTACCCAATTCCGTAAGACTTACAATATTGTCGATCCTGACACCTATGCAGCCTCTGTTTATAAAATGCGCGAGGCACTCGAAAAGCAAGCTCAAGAATTACAAATCAAAATCGCCCAAGTTCAACAACAGTATGAAGCCCTTAGCCGTCAAGTTGGCAAATCTCCTGAAGCGGCGATCAGTAGCGCAATTTTGCAACAAGATACGCCCTATCAATCCTTAGTTAAACAATTTCAAGAAGTTGAAACTAATTACTTTTTAGAGCGCACTCGCTTTCGAGAAGATCACCCTACTGTGATCGCCCTTAGAGATCGTCGAGATGAACTCTATCGATTGCTGGAGACTCGCGCTCAATCAGTAGTTGGCGTGAGAGGCAGTACGACAAATATTGCTAACGAGCCGAATAGTGCAATTCAGCAAAATTTAGCTTCCCAGTTATTTGATGCTCAAACTAACCTTGCTGTTAGCCAAGCTCAACTAGAGAGCATTCGTAATGCCCAGACTGAAGTTGCTACCGCTTTTTCTAAGATCCCCCAGATTCAGCAAAGGTATGTAGAAATTCAAAGACAACTTGCCCTTGACACTTCAACCTACAACAAGTTGAGCGAAAAATTAGAAGAATTAAGAATCTCAGAGGCTCAAGAAATTTCATCATGGAAAATCTTGGAGCCGCCTCTTATTCCCATTAAACCATCTTCTCCAGATATCGAGAGGAGTTTGATTACTGGAGCGATTTCTGGAATAGCACTAGGAATCTTATTTGCTTTGTTACTCAATCGACTAGATCAGCGAATTCGTGAGGTGGAGGAGTTAAGGGAAATGATTGATATCCCTCTACTTGCTTCCATCCCGATGACAGAAGTAGCCTCTTTAGTTCCCACAAATAGCCAAGGTATATTGCCATCTAGTAGTTATTATGCTTTTAAAGAGGCGCTGGGTTCGCTGGCTTTAAATTTGCGTTACTTGGGTACTGACGACACGATGAAAGTGATTGCTTTCACCTCGTCCGTACCTTCAGAAGGTAAGAGTACTTTGACCTATAATCTTGCTAACATTTTAGCGGCTCTGGGTCATAGAGTTCTCTTAGTTGATGCTGATATGCGAAAACCAACTATTCATAAATTAGCGAAGCTAGGTAATAAAGTTGGATTGTCCACAGCTTTAGCTACGCTTAGTTCATGGCAGGATCTAATTCAGGCAGGGGATGAGCTTGGAAATCTGCATGTTTTAACTTCAGGCTCTCTTCCTCCTAATCCTATGTTATTACTAGAGTCTAGTAAAATGGCTGCGCTATTACAGGAATGGAGACAAGAGTATGACTATGTTTTGGTTGACACTCCACCTGTGATTGGCATAACTGACGCTCAATGTCTGACATCAAAGGTAGATACATTTATTTTGGTAGCAGCGATTAATCGTTCAACTAGAAGTGGAATTTCCCGTGCATTAGAGATTTTATCGACAGCCAGAGCTAATGTTTCTGGTTTGTTGATTAATATGATTGGCTCATCGGATAGTGAGTATCACTATGGTTACTATAATCACTACTACCTGAATGCCTCAGAAGCCGAAGAACAGGAATCTGATGCGGAAGTAGAAGTTATCGAAAATTAA
- a CDS encoding cob(I)yrinic acid a,c-diamide adenosyltransferase codes for MAAIGIMTAQVRPEREIGQIHVYDGTGKGKSQAALGVVLRSLGLGMSDTSPFGTRILLLRFLKGSEREYSEDAAISALQQGFPHLIDHVRTGRSEFFDAEHVTPFDRQEAERGWAIAKGAMASGLYSVVVLDEINPVLDLGLIPVDRVVKDLKHKPPHLEVICTGRGAPQALIDIADLHSEMRSHDDAHAEKYDVTGIEIYTGAGKGKSTSALGRSLKAIGTGISRDLSHRVLIMQWLKGGAGYTEDAAIAALKRGYPHVIDHQRCGRDAIVWRGQQQEMDCIEAQRGWEIAQAAIASGLYKTIILDELNPTVDLDLLPVEPICQALLKKSRDTEVIITGRCLNQPAYFDLASVHSEMVCHKHYAEKGVDLKRGVDF; via the coding sequence ATGGCAGCGATAGGCATCATGACCGCACAGGTGCGTCCCGAACGTGAGATCGGACAAATCCATGTTTATGACGGCACAGGCAAAGGCAAATCACAGGCAGCATTGGGCGTAGTTTTGAGATCGCTTGGCTTAGGCATGTCCGACACATCACCCTTCGGCACAAGAATTTTGTTATTGCGCTTTCTCAAAGGTTCGGAGCGTGAATATTCAGAAGATGCCGCAATTTCCGCATTGCAACAAGGATTTCCTCACTTAATCGATCATGTGCGGACTGGTCGCTCTGAATTTTTTGATGCTGAACATGTCACACCCTTCGATCGCCAAGAAGCCGAACGAGGTTGGGCGATCGCTAAAGGGGCAATGGCTTCAGGGCTTTACTCCGTAGTGGTTTTAGATGAAATTAATCCTGTTCTTGATTTAGGACTAATCCCCGTCGATCGCGTTGTCAAAGATTTAAAGCATAAACCACCCCATCTCGAAGTAATCTGCACAGGACGCGGTGCACCTCAAGCATTAATTGATATCGCTGATCTACACTCGGAAATGCGATCGCATGATGATGCCCATGCTGAGAAATATGATGTGACGGGAATTGAGATTTATACAGGTGCTGGTAAAGGCAAAAGCACCTCGGCTTTGGGGCGATCGCTTAAGGCGATCGGTACAGGCATTAGTCGAGATCTATCCCATCGTGTGCTGATCATGCAATGGCTCAAGGGTGGTGCTGGCTATACCGAAGATGCAGCGATCGCTGCTCTCAAACGTGGCTATCCCCATGTAATCGATCATCAGCGCTGTGGACGTGATGCGATCGTCTGGCGTGGTCAACAACAGGAAATGGACTGCATCGAAGCGCAACGTGGTTGGGAAATCGCTCAGGCAGCGATCGCTTCAGGACTTTACAAAACGATCATCCTTGACGAACTCAATCCCACTGTTGATCTGGATTTACTACCCGTCGAGCCAATCTGCCAAGCATTGCTCAAAAAATCCCGCGATACTGAAGTGATCATTACAGGGCGTTGTCTCAACCAGCCCGCTTACTTTGACCTTGCATCCGTTCATTCAGAAATGGTCTGTCACAAGCACTACGCTGAAAAAGGCGTAGACCTCAAACGTGGTGTAGATTTTTAA
- a CDS encoding type II toxin-antitoxin system RelE family toxin: protein MNSSLKINNPPSQKNRIVFLDKARIAIDFLPSKDKEQIVNTVKCLEDFPVCTKAKIYKLNPSVPNHFIARGRGDYRIVFKSQDREITIVDVVSRSRLEFLFGDAKNH, encoded by the coding sequence ATGAACTCAAGTCTTAAAATTAATAATCCCCCATCTCAGAAAAATCGTATTGTCTTTCTGGATAAGGCTCGAATTGCAATTGACTTTTTGCCAAGTAAAGATAAAGAGCAAATCGTCAATACAGTCAAATGCTTAGAAGATTTCCCTGTTTGCACCAAAGCTAAGATCTATAAACTTAATCCTTCTGTCCCCAACCACTTCATTGCCAGAGGAAGAGGTGATTATCGAATTGTGTTCAAATCACAAGATAGAGAGATCACTATTGTGGATGTAGTTAGTCGTAGTCGTCTTGAATTTCTGTTTGGGGATGCAAAAAATCATTAA
- a CDS encoding Shedu immune nuclease family protein, with protein sequence MTKIDSFKLDISQCFAELQEFENLLIAKDELSETKDILPFFKSRLHLSAFIAYYAPSMITFDRIKHEFSFFGDFRADLIVGDSTHHTYCFIEFEDATKNSIFTRKKGKSTSEWSPRFEHGFSQIVDWFWKIDDLKNTDSARNIFGNSNIEIYGIIVIGRDKFLSELDNSRLKWRLNKVVVDSRKIICITFDQLAKDIRDRLNLYQTIYEAEPESE encoded by the coding sequence ATGACAAAAATAGATTCATTTAAATTAGATATTAGCCAGTGTTTTGCTGAACTTCAAGAGTTTGAAAATTTACTCATTGCAAAAGATGAACTATCTGAAACTAAAGACATATTGCCATTTTTCAAGTCAAGATTACATCTATCAGCATTCATTGCCTACTACGCTCCCAGCATGATCACATTTGATCGTATTAAGCATGAGTTTTCATTTTTTGGCGATTTTCGTGCAGATTTAATCGTTGGAGATTCTACACATCATACGTATTGCTTTATCGAATTTGAGGATGCCACTAAAAACAGTATTTTTACACGCAAAAAAGGAAAAAGCACATCAGAATGGTCGCCAAGATTTGAACATGGTTTTAGCCAAATTGTTGATTGGTTTTGGAAAATTGATGATCTTAAAAACACTGATTCGGCACGCAACATTTTTGGTAACAGTAATATAGAAATTTATGGAATTATCGTTATTGGTAGAGATAAGTTCTTGTCAGAACTTGATAACAGTAGATTAAAGTGGCGTTTGAATAAAGTTGTAGTTGATTCCAGAAAGATAATTTGTATAACCTTCGATCAGTTAGCCAAAGATATAAGAGATCGCCTCAACCTATATCAAACAATTTACGAAGCAGAACCTGAAAGCGAATAG
- a CDS encoding PP2C family protein-serine/threonine phosphatase, which translates to MQQILVIDDDLVMQMILKNTLQAQKYEVIVAKNGKEGISLAKQYQPALIICDWMMPDIDGLEVCHQIKLDDNLSSTIFILLTSKGAVEDKVKALDNGADDFLSKPIDKTELIASVRAGLRIYQLNKDLQSQKQLLEAEFAEAGEYIRALLPLTLEGVVNITAEFIPSSQLGGDCYDFYWLDPDHLAIYLIDTSGHGVGSALLSISILNLLRSQSFGKEKFYEPSAIMTELNRAFQMSQHNGRYFTMWYGVYERSQRKLIYANAGHPQGILISGTPESPQIQELPSLDMPIGFFPDVDYTSSELSIAPDSKLYIFSDGIFEVMQENDKIWGMPKFFNYLVEKFSLSEEISINSVMQKIQSQTPNAKSGDDVSLLQIHFP; encoded by the coding sequence ATGCAGCAAATTCTTGTAATTGATGACGATCTTGTCATGCAAATGATTCTGAAAAATACACTGCAAGCACAAAAATATGAAGTAATTGTCGCAAAGAATGGAAAGGAAGGAATATCATTAGCCAAACAATATCAACCAGCCTTAATCATCTGTGACTGGATGATGCCAGACATAGATGGATTAGAAGTCTGTCATCAAATTAAGCTGGATGATAATTTGTCTTCAACGATCTTTATTTTATTAACTTCCAAAGGTGCTGTCGAAGATAAGGTGAAAGCTCTAGATAATGGAGCTGATGATTTTTTATCTAAACCGATCGATAAGACTGAATTAATCGCTAGTGTCAGAGCGGGTTTAAGAATCTATCAACTTAATAAAGACTTACAATCACAAAAGCAGTTACTAGAGGCGGAATTTGCGGAGGCAGGAGAATATATAAGAGCTTTGTTGCCTTTGACTTTAGAAGGTGTAGTAAACATTACGGCTGAGTTTATTCCCTCTAGTCAACTGGGTGGAGATTGTTATGACTTTTATTGGTTAGATCCTGATCATTTAGCTATTTATTTGATCGATACTTCTGGGCATGGCGTAGGTTCAGCATTATTATCCATTTCAATTTTAAATCTCTTGCGATCACAGTCCTTTGGGAAAGAGAAGTTTTATGAGCCTAGCGCAATTATGACAGAGCTTAATCGGGCTTTTCAGATGAGTCAGCACAATGGACGCTATTTCACAATGTGGTATGGAGTCTACGAGCGATCGCAACGTAAGCTGATCTATGCTAATGCTGGACATCCGCAAGGAATTTTGATTTCTGGAACTCCTGAAAGTCCTCAGATTCAAGAACTTCCTAGTCTAGATATGCCTATAGGATTTTTCCCTGATGTGGATTACACTAGCTCGGAACTATCGATAGCGCCAGACAGTAAGCTTTATATTTTCAGTGATGGCATTTTTGAAGTTATGCAAGAAAATGACAAGATATGGGGAATGCCTAAGTTTTTCAATTACTTAGTAGAAAAATTCTCGTTGAGTGAAGAAATTAGTATAAATTCAGTTATGCAAAAAATCCAGAGCCAAACGCCAAACGCCAAATCTGGTGATGATGTTTCGCTATTACAAATTCACTTCCCATAG